A single window of Desulfovibrio psychrotolerans DNA harbors:
- a CDS encoding cyclic peptide export ABC transporter produces MLQLKQSYFLTLLRDNAGAEGRRLVGACLGAGIMQGLCVFTVLQGLEQLSSDEGIKFHTFAAFLLCLGLFYYLFRYITGQSALIALRGVMEWRMRIATKLRGISLLEYARLDRGQVQSVLLDGREMVVEAARMLMASAANSVMILVAICKMFTVSFVGTVGVLLLMGLGLGIFLRLVGSVQALMEPARRADLEFSSGLRDLHDGLLQLKLHKPKTTDLFSGQILQGLNKASVAREAMERRHALGISFFAMFNLLILGLILFLMPGFLGLDAESTSTLLVLTMFCLSPLLSLVGFVPLMGKVEMSLHELTDMERHLDAVTEPFEREGVAASWQHPDPKVPAFESLLLRDVRFEYVDRHGARQFGVHVPEFSLQRGEMVFIRGGNGSGKSTFMNVLAGLYQPQSGEFILNGMPVEDVGMESYRNLFAVLPADFHLFSRPLGVDASARRTQKMLEKMRLDTKVRITEDGTFSTLDLSAGQRKRLALVCAMLEDRDVYLLDEVAADFDPEFRRFFYEEFLPELRGQGATILAISHDDRFFHVADRVLCMRDGTFAENGQQEGSA; encoded by the coding sequence ATGCTGCAACTGAAACAATCGTATTTTCTCACGCTGCTCCGCGATAACGCCGGTGCGGAAGGGCGGCGGCTCGTGGGTGCCTGCCTTGGCGCGGGTATCATGCAGGGGCTTTGCGTCTTTACCGTGCTGCAGGGGCTGGAGCAGCTTTCTTCCGATGAGGGCATAAAGTTCCACACCTTTGCGGCATTTCTTCTGTGCCTCGGGCTGTTCTATTATCTTTTCCGCTACATAACCGGGCAATCGGCCCTCATAGCCCTGCGCGGCGTTATGGAATGGCGCATGCGCATTGCCACCAAGCTGCGCGGCATATCGCTGCTGGAATATGCGCGGCTGGACAGGGGGCAGGTGCAGTCCGTGCTGCTGGACGGGCGCGAGATGGTGGTGGAAGCGGCGCGTATGCTCATGGCCTCCGCAGCCAACTCCGTGATGATCCTGGTGGCTATTTGCAAGATGTTCACGGTTTCGTTTGTGGGCACTGTGGGCGTGCTGCTGCTTATGGGGCTGGGGCTTGGCATCTTTCTGCGGCTGGTGGGCAGCGTGCAGGCACTTATGGAGCCTGCGCGCAGGGCAGATCTGGAGTTTTCATCCGGTCTGCGCGACCTGCATGACGGCCTGTTGCAACTGAAGCTGCACAAGCCCAAGACCACAGACCTGTTCAGCGGGCAGATTCTGCAGGGACTCAATAAAGCCTCCGTGGCCCGTGAGGCCATGGAACGCAGGCATGCCCTAGGCATTTCCTTCTTTGCCATGTTCAACCTGCTCATTCTGGGGCTTATCCTGTTCCTCATGCCGGGGTTTCTGGGGCTGGATGCCGAATCCACCTCCACTCTGCTGGTGCTCACCATGTTCTGTCTCAGTCCTCTGCTCAGTCTGGTGGGTTTTGTGCCGCTGATGGGCAAGGTGGAAATGAGCCTGCACGAACTCACGGACATGGAGCGCCATCTGGATGCGGTGACCGAACCCTTTGAACGGGAAGGCGTGGCTGCTAGCTGGCAGCACCCGGACCCCAAGGTACCCGCTTTTGAATCGCTTCTCCTGCGCGATGTGCGGTTTGAGTATGTGGACAGGCACGGGGCGCGCCAGTTCGGGGTGCATGTGCCCGAGTTTTCCCTGCAGCGTGGTGAGATGGTCTTCATCCGCGGGGGCAACGGTTCGGGAAAATCCACCTTCATGAACGTGCTGGCAGGGCTGTATCAGCCCCAGTCCGGCGAGTTCATCTTGAACGGCATGCCTGTGGAAGACGTGGGCATGGAGTCTTACCGCAACCTTTTTGCCGTGCTGCCTGCGGACTTCCATCTTTTCAGCCGTCCGCTGGGAGTGGATGCCTCCGCCCGCCGTACGCAAAAAATGCTGGAAAAGATGCGCTTGGATACCAAGGTGCGCATCACCGAGGATGGTACTTTTTCCACGCTGGATTTGTCCGCCGGGCAGCGCAAACGGCTTGCCCTTGTATGCGCCATGCTTGAGGACAGGGATGTATACCTGCTGGACGAGGTTGCGGCGGACTTTGATCCGGAATTCAGGCGTTTCTTCTATGAGGAATTTTTGCCGGAACTGCGCGGGCAGGGCGCGACCATTCTCGCCATCTCCCATGATGACCGCTTCTTCCATGTGGCGGACAGGGTGCTGTGCATGCGCGATGGAACCTTTGCGGAGAACGGGCAGCAGGAGGGATCGGCATGA
- a CDS encoding ABC transporter substrate binding protein, with translation MPPHLNIALSSVVLRLLGCLLMLGALAAASPVKASEAGTGGEKIRRIGYLEAGHFWLFERTFQAFRDALQERGIRADFPADARFSPGWEPENMARLPQAAAALMQRDDLDLVVGMGTAAMKALLAANTGQTPIMGMGMADPVAAGVVAGPEDSGAENVTCHIVADRWSTMFRVFHDVVGFRTLGILYNDSPEGRVYAALDDARAVASELGFGIAEYGGLSSAETEAECRAGLDALRAQGMDAFFIGPLNCFDWQTSNVASLLELLNGWNIPTFARDGSDFVRAGALMGFSTWNFGPSGTFLARQAAAVFNGTSPRAIPMLDRVEPTIAINLETAGRIGFIFPLDVLVVSDEIHERITLPAAGKEQ, from the coding sequence ATGCCGCCTCATCTGAACATTGCCCTCTCCAGCGTTGTGTTACGGCTATTGGGCTGCCTCCTCATGCTGGGTGCACTGGCAGCCGCGTCCCCCGTCAAGGCGTCAGAAGCCGGGACGGGCGGAGAAAAAATCAGGCGCATCGGCTATCTGGAAGCCGGACATTTCTGGCTGTTTGAACGCACCTTTCAGGCTTTCCGCGATGCCTTGCAGGAGCGCGGAATCCGTGCGGATTTTCCCGCAGACGCCCGGTTCAGCCCCGGATGGGAGCCTGAAAACATGGCCCGCCTGCCGCAGGCTGCTGCGGCACTGATGCAACGGGATGACCTTGATCTTGTTGTAGGCATGGGAACGGCAGCCATGAAGGCCCTGCTGGCGGCCAATACCGGACAGACCCCGATCATGGGTATGGGCATGGCAGACCCCGTTGCGGCGGGCGTGGTGGCGGGGCCGGAAGATTCCGGTGCGGAGAATGTTACCTGCCATATCGTTGCAGACCGCTGGTCCACCATGTTCAGGGTATTCCACGACGTGGTGGGCTTCCGTACTCTGGGTATTCTGTATAACGACAGCCCGGAAGGCCGGGTTTATGCCGCTCTGGATGACGCCCGCGCCGTGGCTTCGGAGCTGGGATTCGGCATTGCCGAATATGGCGGGCTTTCCTCTGCGGAAACAGAAGCGGAATGCCGTGCGGGGCTGGATGCCCTGCGGGCGCAGGGCATGGATGCCTTTTTCATTGGCCCGCTGAACTGTTTCGACTGGCAGACCAGCAACGTGGCATCGCTGCTGGAACTGCTGAACGGCTGGAACATTCCTACCTTTGCCCGCGATGGATCAGATTTTGTGCGGGCAGGGGCACTTATGGGCTTTTCCACATGGAATTTCGGTCCGTCAGGCACTTTTCTGGCGCGGCAGGCGGCGGCAGTCTTCAATGGCACCTCCCCCCGCGCCATTCCCATGCTGGACAGGGTGGAGCCGACCATTGCCATTAATCTGGAAACCGCCGGACGCATCGGGTTTATCTTCCCTCTGGACGTGCTGGTGGTTTCCGATGAAATCCACGAGCGGATAACACTGCCTGCCGCAGGAAAGGAGCAGTAG
- a CDS encoding prohibitin family protein, which produces MKTLYIKIRNLLRRYRMFLVSTGLLFVLFFVFFWPDIIISIRPGELGVYYSRLFGGTRMDRTYEEGVHFIPPWDILYVYDVRIQEETQEVEVLTLDGLTVKVHVSLRYQIIRDRLPVLHQQIGPEYKRKVILPIMTSAVRQTIGSYRPDALYSTARQELQDKMLVDAVEELGRLPLIVHGFVVKKISLPEVLRDAIVDKLVAEQKYLRYYYILLEEREEAKRKAIEGQGIRFYQSLVNENMTENYLRYEGIKATHKLAASENAKVVVVGSGKDGLPIILNTQDTPRIPDMTNATREARERQDKFGRRQATPAASESNSTAADSAAGNASARGVVGGGSAPNMREEGGWKQWQLREPELLEFMKKLDATLLNPNRQAPGASGSPGAYGSQGDENGNKGQGRR; this is translated from the coding sequence ATGAAAACGCTGTATATCAAGATACGCAATCTGCTGAGGCGGTACCGGATGTTCCTCGTATCCACGGGACTGCTCTTCGTGCTGTTTTTTGTCTTCTTCTGGCCGGATATCATCATAAGCATCCGGCCGGGTGAACTGGGTGTGTACTACTCCCGCCTGTTCGGCGGAACCAGAATGGACAGGACGTACGAGGAAGGGGTGCACTTCATTCCTCCGTGGGACATCCTTTATGTGTATGACGTGCGCATTCAGGAAGAAACGCAGGAAGTGGAAGTGCTCACGCTGGACGGTCTGACGGTCAAGGTCCATGTTTCGCTGCGTTATCAGATCATCCGCGACAGACTGCCCGTTCTGCATCAGCAGATCGGACCGGAGTATAAGCGCAAGGTCATTCTTCCCATCATGACATCGGCGGTACGCCAGACCATAGGCAGCTACAGGCCCGATGCGCTGTATTCCACGGCGCGGCAGGAACTGCAGGATAAAATGCTCGTGGATGCGGTGGAAGAACTGGGCCGCCTGCCCCTCATCGTGCATGGGTTTGTGGTGAAGAAAATCAGCCTGCCGGAAGTGCTCAGAGACGCCATTGTGGACAAGCTGGTGGCCGAACAGAAGTATCTGCGCTATTACTATATCCTGCTCGAAGAACGGGAAGAGGCAAAGCGCAAGGCCATAGAAGGGCAGGGTATCCGTTTCTACCAATCGCTGGTCAACGAAAACATGACCGAGAACTACCTGCGCTATGAAGGCATTAAGGCAACGCATAAGCTTGCCGCGTCAGAGAACGCCAAGGTGGTGGTCGTGGGAAGCGGCAAGGATGGTTTGCCCATTATCCTGAATACGCAGGATACGCCGCGGATTCCGGATATGACGAACGCAACCCGCGAGGCGAGGGAGCGGCAGGATAAATTCGGGCGCAGACAGGCAACCCCGGCGGCATCGGAAAGCAACTCCACCGCAGCTGACTCGGCAGCGGGCAATGCATCCGCAAGAGGTGTTGTAGGAGGCGGTTCCGCACCCAACATGCGCGAAGAAGGCGGATGGAAGCAGTGGCAACTGCGCGAGCCGGAATTGCTTGAGTTTATGAAAAAACTGGATGCCACACTGCTGAACCCGAACAGGCAGGCGCCCGGTGCGTCCGGTTCGCCCGGTGCGTACGGTTCACAGGGTGACGAGAATGGCAATAAGGGGCAAGGCAGGCGATAG